From Anolis carolinensis isolate JA03-04 unplaced genomic scaffold, rAnoCar3.1.pri scaffold_8, whole genome shotgun sequence, a single genomic window includes:
- the ap3m2 gene encoding AP-3 complex subunit mu-2 → MIHSLFLINSSGDIFLEKHWKSVVSRSVCDYFFEAQERASEAENVPPVIPTPHHYLLSVYRHKIFFVAVIQTEVPPLFVIEFLHRVVDTFQDYFGVCSEVVIKDNVVVVYEVLEEMLDNGFPLATESNILKELIKPPTILRTVVNTITGSTNVGEQLPTGQLSVVPWRRTGVKYTNNEAYFDVIEEIDAIIEKSGSTVTAEIQGVIDACVKLTGMPDLTLSFMNPRLLDDVSFHPCVRFKRWESERILSFIPPDGNFRLLSYHVSAQNLVAIPVYVKHNISFRDSSSLGRFEITVGPKQTMGKTVEGVMVTSQMPKGVLNMTLTPSQGTHTFDPVTKMLTWDVGKINPQKLPSLKGTMSLQAGASKPDENPTINLQFKIQQLAISGLKVNRLDMYGEKYKPFKGIKYMTKAGKFQVRT, encoded by the exons ATGATTCACAGCCTCTTCCTGATTAACTCGTCTGGAGACATCTTCCTAGAAAAACACTGGAAAAGCGTTGTCAGCCGCTCAGTTTGCGACTACTTTTTCGAGGCTCAGGAGCGGGCTTCGGAGGCGGAAAACGTGCCCCCCGTGATCCCGACCCCCCACCACTACCTCTTAAGCGTTTATCGGCACAAGATCTTCTTTGTGGCTGTGATCCAAACTGAGGTGCCCCCTCTTTTTGTCATCGAGTTTCTCCACCGGGTTGTAGATACTTTTCAG GATTATTTTGGGGTCTGCTCTGAGGTCGTCATAAAGGACAATGTGGTGGTGGTCTACGAAGTGCTGGAGGAGATGCTGGACAATGGGTTCCCACTGGCTACAGAATCCAACATCCTGAAAGAGTTAATCAAGCCACCTACTATCCTCCGGACAGTTGTCAACACCATTACAG GCAGCACCAACGTTGGGGAACAGCTTCCCACAGGGCAGCTCTCGGTGGTCCCCTGGCGCCGGACTGGGGTGAAGTACACCAACAACGAGGCCTATTTCGACGTGATTGAGGAGATAGATGCCATCATTGAGAAATCAG GTTCTACAGTTACCGCTGAAATTCAGGGGGTGATCGATGCCTGCGTGAAACTGACAGGGATGCCAGACCTTACCCTCTCTTTCATG AACCCCAGGCTGCTGGACGACGTCAGCTTCCACCCCTGCGTGCGTTTCAAGCGCTGGGAATCGGAACGTATCCTCTCTTTCATTCCTCCAGATGGGAACTTCCGCTTGCTTTCTTACCACGTCAGTGCTCAGAA CCTGGTGGCCATCCCTGTCTATGTGAAGCACAACATCAGTTTCCGAGACAGCAGCTCGCTGGGCCGCTTTGAGATCACAGTGGGGCCCAAGCAGACGATGGGGAAGACCGTCGAGGGGGTGATGGTCACCAGCCAGATGCCCAAAGGTGTCCTGAACATGACCCTCACGCCTTCCCAAGGGACGCACACCTTTGATCCTGTCACAAAG ATGCTGACTTGGGATGTGGGGAAGATCAACCCACAGAAGCTGCCAAGCTTAAAGGGGACGATGAGCCTTCAGGCAGGAGCCTCCAAGCCCGACGAGAACCCCACCATCAACCTACAGTTCAAAATCCAGCAGCTGGCTATTTCTG GTTTGAAAGTGAACCGCCTTGACATGTACGGAGAGAAGTACAAACCTTTCAAGGGAATCAAGTACATGACTAAGGCCGGGAAGTTCCAGGTCCGGACCTAA